The proteins below are encoded in one region of Bifidobacterium dentium JCM 1195 = DSM 20436:
- a CDS encoding MarR family winged helix-turn-helix transcriptional regulator, with protein sequence MTDERNNETTSVNPAFAEAWDQGVCKPPSVAIRSLHNVINRYLASTRPEQVDGLSGGNIDIIAFLARHSEREIFPQDVERRFGVTRSTSSRVLGLMERKGLIVRESVRRDARLKKIVLTDKSRDIAEALRENAVAMENILLQGLNDDDIRQFMHVLDVMQSNLVETGMIGDEKRYSSLAICDVRADESQAENEGKEEG encoded by the coding sequence GTGACAGATGAACGAAACAATGAAACGACTTCGGTGAACCCGGCGTTCGCCGAGGCGTGGGACCAAGGTGTGTGCAAGCCGCCGAGCGTCGCCATCAGATCTCTGCACAACGTCATCAACCGGTATCTTGCGTCGACGCGTCCCGAGCAAGTGGATGGATTGAGCGGTGGCAACATCGACATCATCGCTTTCCTCGCCCGTCATTCGGAACGTGAGATTTTTCCACAGGATGTGGAACGGCGCTTCGGCGTGACCAGATCGACGTCAAGCAGGGTGCTCGGACTCATGGAACGAAAAGGACTGATCGTTCGTGAATCGGTGCGGCGCGACGCAAGGCTCAAGAAAATAGTCTTGACCGACAAATCCCGCGACATCGCCGAAGCGTTGCGTGAAAACGCCGTCGCCATGGAGAACATACTGCTGCAGGGGCTGAACGATGACGACATTCGCCAGTTCATGCACGTGCTTGACGTGATGCAATCCAATCTGGTGGAGACCGGCATGATCGGAGACGAAAAACGTTACTCCAGTCTGGCGATCTGTGATGTGCGGGCGGATGAATCGCAAGCGGAAAACGAAGGGAAGGAAGAGGGGTGA
- a CDS encoding sugar O-acetyltransferase — protein sequence MTEIDETAGMSEAGRHEWELMVAGEVYQDSHPDVERKRAEAKRLFVEYNKTDYEDVERRREIMERLFKSIGEDVFIEPNFRCEVGRNITIGSHAYINFDCVMLDNAPITLGDYVWIAPMVGLFATNHALDFEERKNGACQAKPIVIGNGVWLGGHVTVLGGVTIGDGAVIGAGAVVTHDIPANCIAVGNPARVLREITDEDRTGFMERIKARDAA from the coding sequence ATGACCGAGATCGACGAGACGGCTGGCATGAGCGAAGCGGGTCGTCACGAGTGGGAGTTGATGGTGGCCGGCGAGGTATATCAGGACTCGCATCCGGACGTCGAACGCAAGCGCGCCGAGGCGAAGAGACTGTTCGTCGAATACAACAAAACCGATTACGAGGATGTCGAACGTCGTCGTGAGATCATGGAACGGCTGTTCAAATCGATTGGTGAAGACGTGTTCATCGAACCGAACTTTCGTTGTGAGGTCGGCCGCAACATCACCATCGGTTCGCATGCCTACATCAATTTCGATTGCGTGATGCTTGACAATGCGCCGATTACGCTCGGCGACTATGTGTGGATCGCGCCGATGGTCGGTCTGTTCGCCACCAATCATGCGCTTGATTTCGAAGAGCGCAAAAACGGCGCGTGCCAGGCCAAGCCGATCGTGATCGGCAACGGCGTATGGTTGGGCGGTCATGTGACCGTGCTCGGCGGCGTGACCATCGGCGACGGTGCGGTGATCGGCGCCGGAGCCGTGGTGACGCACGATATTCCGGCGAACTGCATCGCCGTCGGCAATCCCGCACGTGTGCTGCGCGAAATCACGGACGAGGATCGCACCGGATTCATGGAACGCATCAAGGCACGTGACGCGGCGTGA